The DNA sequence GCTCGACGCGGCCCTCGCCGCGCTGGGCGTACGGGCCGGTTCCGATACGAGCGTCGCCGACTGGGACACCGCCCTGCTGCTGGCCGAACTCGGGCTGGGACGCGCCGTGGTGCCCGCCCTGCCGGGGCTGCCGGTGCCCGGGGACGAGGGGCCGCTGCGGCTCGTACCGATTCCCGCCCTGCCGCCGCTTCCGGTCGGCTGGGCCGTGCGCCGCTGGGACGCGCTCCCGCCGCTGGCCCGGACCTTCGCCGACACCGTGGCCCGCACTCTGCGCGCGGACGACCCCGACGAGCGGCACTCGACCGGGCGGCACTCGGCCGGGCGGCACTAGACCCGGCGGCACTCGACCGAAGAGCATTCCGACGAGCCGAACTCCGCCGGGCCCCGCGGGTGACCTTTTTCGGACTTCCCCCAGCCGACGCGGGGGATGGGTCACGTCACGGAGGGCACACACCCTATGCTTCTACATGCGTGTAGAAGTCCGGAGGGAGGACGAACTGCCAACGTGCCACCGGCCGCTGAGGTTCCGCGGCGCACGGCCCGTTGCCGCGCGGCCCCCGTCCCCCGCCGCACGCGCTCTCCCCCATCCACCCATGAGCGCGTGATCACACACGCACAACGCGACAGTACGCATACGTGAAGGAGTGAACGCCGCGATGGTGTTCAAACGACTGCTCGGCTCGCTCGGTGTCGGCGGGCCCACCGTGGACACGGTGCTGGACCCCGGCCCGGTATTCCCCGGCGGGCCGCTGACCGGTCAGGTCCATCTCGAGGGCGGCAAGGCGGACTTCGAGGTCGAGCAGATCACGCTGGAGCTCGTGGCCCGGGTGGAGGACGAGCGCGGCGACGAGGAGCGCGAAGGCGTCGTCCTCTTCGACCGCTTCACCGTCGCCGGCGGATTCCGGCTCGGCGAGGGCGAGCGCCGCAGCCTCCCGTTCACGGCCCACCTCCCCTGGGAGACGCCGATCACCGAGCTGTACGGGCAGCCGCTGGGCATCATCCTCGGGGTGCGCACCGGGCTGGAGATCGCGGGTGCGAAGGACAAGGGCGATCTGGACCAGCTGACCGTGAGTCCGCTGCCGGCCCAGGAGGCCGTGCTGGAGGCGCTGGGACAGCTCGGCTTCGGCTTCAAGTCCGCCGACCTGGAACTGGGCCATGTGGGCGGCACTGGGCAGCGGCTGCCGTTCTACCAGGAGATCGAGCTCTCTCCGGCCCCGCAGTACGCGCACGCCATCAACGAGCTCGAGGTGACCTTCCTGGCGAACCCCGGCGGCATGGACGTCGTCCTGGAGGCCGACAAGCGCGGCGGGTTCTTCTCCGAGGGGCACGACGCCCTCACGCTCTTCACCGTCGGCCATGAGGGCGTCGAGCACCGCGACTGGAACGCCGAGGTCGACGCCTGGGTCCGGCAGCTCGTCGAGCAGCGCGCCGCCCACGGCTCGTACGGCTCCTACGGCCACGGCGAGCCGTACCCGCCCGGTCACGGCTACGGGCGCCCGGACCACCACTACGGGCACCACGACGGGCACCACGACGGTCAGCGGCGCTCCGGCCCGAGCACGGCGGCGGTCGTCGGAGGCGTCGCGGCGGGTGTCGCGGTCGGCGTCGTCGGCGGAATGGTCGCCGCGGAGATCGTCGACGAGATCGGCGACGCCTTCGAGGACGACGAGGACTGACCGCCTCCCATGGCCGGGTCCCGGACGGACCCGGCCCTGGGCTCCCTGGCCCGGGACGTGGACTCCCGGGTCCAGGGCCTGGGCTCTCCGGCCCGGGACCTGGACTCCCGGGCCCGGGACGTGGACTCCCGGGCCCGGGGCCTGGGCTCCCGGGTCCAGGGCCTGGGCTCTCCGGCCCGGGACCTGGGCTCCCTGGCCCGGGACGTGGACTCTCGGGTCCGGGGCCTGGGCTCTCCGGCCCGGGGCCGGGCCGGGGAGCCCGGAGGCTGGTTGAAAGGCGCGGAGCTGGGCACCTCGTGGGGGCGCGTTGCCTGATACGGCCTTGCCGCCTCCGGAAGGACGATCATGAGCGAGCCCAGGCCATCCCCCCGCATGCTGCCCAGCGTCCACCCCACCCCCGGCCCGCCGGAGCCGCGGGAGGCGGTGGTCGGGCCATGATGCCGCCCCCGGAGGGCGCCGCCGAGATCCTCTTCATCGGCAACGCCACGCTGCTCATCCGCTACGGCGAGCTGACCCTGCTCACCGATCCGAACTTCCTGCACCGGGGCCAGCACGCCTATCTGGGCAAGGGGCTGACGTCCCGGCGGCTGACCGAGCCCGCCCTGGTCGTCGAGGACATCCCGGCCGACCTCGACGCCGTGGTGCTCTCGCATCTGCACGGCGACCACTGGGACCGGATCGCGCGCCGGCGGCTGGACCGCTCGCTGCCCATCATCACCACCCCGCACGCCTCCCGGCGGCTCCAGGGCCTCCACGGGTTCAGCCGGGCGACCGGGCTGCCCACCTGGCACGACCACGTACTGATCCGCGACCGCACCCAGGTCCGGATCACCGCGCTGCCCGGCAGGCACGCCCCCGGCCGGTGGCAGCGGCTGCTGCCACCGGTGATGGGGAGTCTGCTGGACTTCGGCGAACCGGGACGGCCTCCTCGGCTGCGGGTGTACCTCACCGGTGACACCCTGATGTTCC is a window from the Streptomyces luomodiensis genome containing:
- a CDS encoding MBL fold metallo-hydrolase — encoded protein: MMPPPEGAAEILFIGNATLLIRYGELTLLTDPNFLHRGQHAYLGKGLTSRRLTEPALVVEDIPADLDAVVLSHLHGDHWDRIARRRLDRSLPIITTPHASRRLQGLHGFSRATGLPTWHDHVLIRDRTQVRITALPGRHAPGRWQRLLPPVMGSLLDFGEPGRPPRLRVYLTGDTLMFPGIHEIARRCPDMHLAVVHLGGTRLPGGLIVTMDALQGAALVKAVRPERVLPVHYDDYAAFSSPLSAFLDETRRPDFPSAVVYCARGERITVSARGALTAP
- a CDS encoding sporulation protein; amino-acid sequence: MVFKRLLGSLGVGGPTVDTVLDPGPVFPGGPLTGQVHLEGGKADFEVEQITLELVARVEDERGDEEREGVVLFDRFTVAGGFRLGEGERRSLPFTAHLPWETPITELYGQPLGIILGVRTGLEIAGAKDKGDLDQLTVSPLPAQEAVLEALGQLGFGFKSADLELGHVGGTGQRLPFYQEIELSPAPQYAHAINELEVTFLANPGGMDVVLEADKRGGFFSEGHDALTLFTVGHEGVEHRDWNAEVDAWVRQLVEQRAAHGSYGSYGHGEPYPPGHGYGRPDHHYGHHDGHHDGQRRSGPSTAAVVGGVAAGVAVGVVGGMVAAEIVDEIGDAFEDDED